The Leptolyngbya sp. 'hensonii' region GCTTGATGGCGCTGCTGCCATTCAGTTGTTCGGCCAGGGTACCCACGGCGATCCAGTCTTCTCCCTGCTGCACCCAAGCCAGGTCTTCTGGGGGAGCATCCGAGTTGGCATCCAGCAGGTTCTCCAATCGCTTGGCAGAAAGGGTGCAGAGTTTGGGCGACATCAGAAAGATGCGGGGTTGTTCCTCATGGAAATAGAGCACCTTGATCAGGGATGAGCCCAGATCAACGAAGAGAGAAAGAGGGGGGGAGGTCGGCATAGCGGCAGGTTGGATAAAATTGGATAGAATTGGATAAATGGGGGTTCTTTTAGGTCAATTTGACAATCATACTACTCTGAAGTCAAGACCTGGTTGGAAAAAGTTGGAAAGCCTCTGGGAAGCCTATCGAGGGTGGTGGCCTGGAAAAGTTGGCGAAAAATAGCTGAGACAATTCTAAATTATACCGGAGGTACAGGCAAGGCTTGTATCCCCGGTATAATTGTTGGTTGTATCAGAGATACAAGTCAGGGTTTAATCCCTGATTACACTCTCTGGGATGATTCTGCTCCCTAGCCCCTTTGGTGACCCTTCGTGAATGACTTAACTCATGTATTAAATAGTTTTGAGCTTTCTCCCTGAGCGATCGGAGGGAGAAAGCTCACCGTTGACAGCATGCATTTATCCCTTGTACAAGATAGGCTTGTATAGTCCGAAGTAGTACAATAGATACATGGGATATAAAAAACATTCCCTACATCACTTGTACAACCCTGATTTGTTCAGTAGGATTTGAAAGAGATTCTATCCAGGCTGGTCATGGCAAAACTTAAGGCTAAAGTTCCCCCCCCGGTTTTCCCTCCCGTGCTGACTTCCCTTTCCCTGGCAGGGGGGCAGGGAAAAACAACCCTTTCCCTTTTCATTGGGCGATTGGTAGCCCTGGAGGGACCTGTTCTTTTTGTAGATGCCGATCCACAACATTCCCTGACAACATTTTTAGGCGTCGATCCCGCCACTCGTCCCAATCTGCTGGATCTGTTGACGACTTCCCCCAAGCAGCTCTCCCTGCAGGATGCGATCCATCCCGTTCCCGATCACGAGAATCTATTTTTGATTCCCTCCAACTCTTCCTTAGAAACCGCCAATATCGCCCTGGCCAATTCCGGCTTGAGCCTGTTCTCGCTGCGCGATCGGTTAACTCAGGCCGATGAACTGCTAGAGGGTAAGCCCTTACTGAGTTCCTTCAAATTGGCGATCGTGGACCCCTGCCCAACTCAATCCCATCTGGCCTTGACCAGCTTGGGAGCTGGGACTCTCTGGATCATCCCAGCCGAGGCCAATGTCAAAGGCACGGAGTCCCTCATTACCACCCTGGAACTGATTGACAAGTATCAAACCAAGCTGGCAGACAGGCATTTACTGGGAGTCGTCCCATTTCGGGCCCGCTGGACTGGCCTGCATCCGACTCAAACCACCAAAGACAATATCGAAGTCATGCGGGAGGTGGTCGGGGAGGAAAACGTCCTGCCCCACATCCTCGATAGTGAGGTGTACAAGCGCGCGATCGATCAGCGTTGCCTCCCCCGAGACCTGAATAAACCGGATCTGGAATACCCTCTGGAAAAGCTCCTGGAACGCATCCGTCCTCACTTTACCTCTTGAACAAACTAGCTTTGTATACCTTGTGCAAGTCTAATTTGTACAGTAGATACAATTCTATCCTGTGCAATAGATAAAGTAATCCTTTTTCTGACCCAAGAGCCTTTACCAGTAAAGAAAAAATAAGAAACATTAATTGTACAAGCAAGCTTTGTATCACCCATACAGCTCTGACTTGTATCACTACTAATCCATATCAATAATCTGATCAAGGATTGCTTATGACCCCCTCTGACCCCAACTCAAATAGTGTGCTCCAGAGCATCCGGCAACGTCGCTCCAAGCCCCCGATCGTGTTGCCCGCACAGCCTGATCCCTTTTCAACCGCCCCTCTCCCTCTGAGTGTTCAGCCTGAGCCAACCCCTGCAGTAGATCCCCCACAGGTTTCATCCACTCCGACTGCCAACGCCACCTTCATGGCAGAGCAGGTCCAGCCGGAACGGGTATCCCTGCCAGAAGTTCCCCCCACCTTGAAAGATTTTCGAGTCCGGATAGAGCCGGACCTCTACGAACAGTTGCGGGAACTGTGTGACGAATATCGACTGGATAACTCGACCCTGGTCGAGAGCCTGTTTATGGTGGCCCAAGCTAATCCCCAGTTTCTGGAGCAGGTGATCAACACAGCCCTGGCCCACCAGGAAAAGCGGGATGAAGATGCCCGCCTGCGCTATGTCCATGGCCTCCTATCCAGAAATCATCCCGAGGAGGGCAAGAAACAACGCACGATGTCTACCCATTCCAAGCAACGGCGGCGTTAACAGGCCCATCCCTTACTCCAGAGCCTGCACGCCGCGCTAGCAGTTCCAGACTGTGAGCTTCAATACATCTGTGAACGCATTATTGCTGTAAATCAAACACATTGTTGCCTTTCGGAGTGCTATGCCTACGTTGCTCGTCAAAAATATCCGAACGCTGGTTACGATGGATGCCAACCGACGGGAAATTGGCCATGCAGCTCTACTAATTCGAGACAATATCATCGAGCAGGTAGGGACAACACTGGAGCTACCTCAAACAGCAGATGAGGTGCTTGATTTACAGGGACAGCACATGGTCCTGCCGGGGCTTGTCAATACCCACCATCACTTTTACCAAACCCTCACCCGTGCCATCCCCGCAGCGCAAAATTGTGACTTATTCAATTGGCTACAAACCCTTTACCCCATTTGGGCTAAGCTGACTCCAGAATCCATTTATGTCAGTGCCCAAATGGCTGCCGCTGAGTTGATCTTGTCAGGTTGTACAACGGCCAGCGATCACCTCTATCTCTATCCCAATGGGAGTACGCTAGATGATGAAATTCGAGCCATCCAGCAAATTGGGCTCCGCTTCCATGCGAGTCGTGGCAGCATGAGCCTGGGGCAAACCCAGGGCGGACTGCCTCCAGATAGCATCGTCGAGCAAGAAGCCGATATTTTGCAAGATAGCCAGCGGCTGATTGAGCAATATCATGACAATGCCCGCCATGCCATGCTCCGGATTACCCTTGCGCCCTGTTCCCCCTTTTCGGTATCACCAGATTTGATGCGGGAATCAGCCGCCCTGGCCCGATCGTATCCCGGCATCCGGCTCCACACCCACTTAGCAGAAAACAAGTCGGATGTGGACTACAGTTTAGCGACCTTTAATATGACCCCCGGTGATTATGTTGAATCGGTTGGCTGGTTGGGTGAAGATGTCTGGCATGCCCATTGTGTTCAGTTAGACGATCGGGCCATTCAAGCTTTTGGCAAAACGGGAACGGGGGTTGCCCATTGTCCCTGCAGTAACATGCGCCTCGCCAGCGGTATGGCTCCCATTCGCAAAATGCTCAATCACCAGGTCCCTGTAGGCTTAGGAGTAGATGGATCGGCTTCCAATGACACCTCCAACCTGATCAGCGAAGCCCGAACTGCTTTTCTGATGGCCCGAGTGCGGGAACTAGATGCCACCGCAATGACGGCGCGAGAGGCCTTGGAATTGGCCACGCTTGGCGGTGCAAAAGTGCTGGGCCGGGACGATATTGGCTCTCTGGCCCCTGGTATGGCCGCAGATTTTATTGCCATCAACCTCGATCGGCCTGAATTTGCAGGAGCCCTCCATGATCCGATCGCAGCCATGATTTTCTGCCAGGTCAATACGGTAGATTACAGCTTTATCAATGGCAGAAAAGTGGTCGATCGGGGGCAATTAACCACGCTCGAACTGGCAACATTGGTTGAAAAACACAATCACCTGGCTGCCCAGCTCATCGCCTAATCACTGGATTTTGGCCCAACCTCCTGCTTGAATGCAGGGCTGGCAAAGTTGGCCGGGTCCTGATCTCGCCGATGCTGCACCGGAATGGGTGGACCCTGCCTATCCCCGGCCAAGGCAGCAGTCTGCTCCAGGGCTTCCCGCAACCGCTTGGCCGCATAGATGGACATGTCTCGGGGGACGCTGATCCGATCGCGTAAATATCGCAGGGCTACATCAGACCCCGGCGGCGGCGTGCAGACCTCACCCGTGATCAGGTAGGTGAGGGCACAGCGCAGGGCTTCATCGAACAATCGATCGTCGGCAGGATTCACCCGAATCAGATTGGCTCGATGCTTGAGAACCCGATGCAATGCTTCCATCCGGGAGGTTTCCGGTTCCGGATAGGCAACATCCGGCAAGCCAAACCAGGGACCGTGATCCACCCGCGCCTGATTGAGCCGGGTCTGGGGTTCCCCATTTTCCCAGCACCCTCCCATCTGGGGTGGTAAGTCATGGGCATGGGTATGGAAATCACTTTGGGTCCCCCGGTAGGTGGGTCGGCTTTCCATGGCGGCAAACCAGGCGGCAAGCTGCGGATTTTCTTCCCTGAGGGCGTAGCCCTTGTAGTAGAACAGACTGGCATGCATACGTTCCACATAGGGGGTGAAGATGACATCGGCAGTGCCAAACTCTTCCAGGAAGTAGGGGCCTGGAGTACTGGCCAGCGCTGCTTCGACCCTGGTTACAACTTCTTGGAACTGCTCCCGACTACGTTGCTCCTGCGCCGGGGAGCCAGATGGATAGCAAAGCCAGGTACACCAGACTCGGAATAGCAGCCGCTCCAGTCGCCGCAGGGGTATCACGGTGGGGTCTTCCATCCCTGCTCCCAGTGGACCAAAAGCCCGTTCCAGAACCAGCAAAATGTCGTCGCTCTCTGTAGTCAGGCGGCCATCCAGTTCCAATGCCGGTAACATGCCCGATCGGACCTTGCGTTTGTACCAGTCTTCTTTCTCCCCGTAGCAAAACATGGTCACTTTTTCGATGCGGTAGGGGATCTGTTTCTCCTCCAGCCACAGCCAAACCTTCTGGCAGTAGGGGCACCAGGCATGGTGGTCGCGGTATAAAGTCACCCGGACATCCGCTTCGGAGCACCCAAACAAGCGTAACCGGGCCTGAGCATTGGTTGGGCCATTCACCGGATCCAATTCAAAGTCTGTTAGCGTTTCCAGTTGTGGCCAACTGCAGGGGGGAGTGGTCATAGCAGTGTAGGTCTTTAAGGGGCTCAAAGTTAATAGCTTACAGCAGTTTTCAATCGCTGCCTGTGATATCTGACCACAGGCATAGCAGACAAAATAAAACTCAGCATCGGCGGGGAAATCGGCTTCCGAAACTTTGGTCTCTGGACCTCGTGCAGTGATCATCATCTGGCCGTTGAAGGTGGCCTCTACCTGGCGATTTCTTGGTGTCAAATTATAGCGATCGCCACTGGCGCAAATACAGAACGGCTATGAAGGCAATGGCAATCAGGACCAGTCCTGTATAGTTGACTACGGCCCAACCCCAATCATTGAGCAAGC contains the following coding sequences:
- a CDS encoding ParA family protein, with amino-acid sequence MAKLKAKVPPPVFPPVLTSLSLAGGQGKTTLSLFIGRLVALEGPVLFVDADPQHSLTTFLGVDPATRPNLLDLLTTSPKQLSLQDAIHPVPDHENLFLIPSNSSLETANIALANSGLSLFSLRDRLTQADELLEGKPLLSSFKLAIVDPCPTQSHLALTSLGAGTLWIIPAEANVKGTESLITTLELIDKYQTKLADRHLLGVVPFRARWTGLHPTQTTKDNIEVMREVVGEENVLPHILDSEVYKRAIDQRCLPRDLNKPDLEYPLEKLLERIRPHFTS
- a CDS encoding 8-oxoguanine deaminase, yielding MPTLLVKNIRTLVTMDANRREIGHAALLIRDNIIEQVGTTLELPQTADEVLDLQGQHMVLPGLVNTHHHFYQTLTRAIPAAQNCDLFNWLQTLYPIWAKLTPESIYVSAQMAAAELILSGCTTASDHLYLYPNGSTLDDEIRAIQQIGLRFHASRGSMSLGQTQGGLPPDSIVEQEADILQDSQRLIEQYHDNARHAMLRITLAPCSPFSVSPDLMRESAALARSYPGIRLHTHLAENKSDVDYSLATFNMTPGDYVESVGWLGEDVWHAHCVQLDDRAIQAFGKTGTGVAHCPCSNMRLASGMAPIRKMLNHQVPVGLGVDGSASNDTSNLISEARTAFLMARVRELDATAMTAREALELATLGGAKVLGRDDIGSLAPGMAADFIAINLDRPEFAGALHDPIAAMIFCQVNTVDYSFINGRKVVDRGQLTTLELATLVEKHNHLAAQLIA
- a CDS encoding glutathione S-transferase family protein — protein: MTPRNRQVEATFNGQMMITARGPETKVSEADFPADAEFYFVCYACGQISQAAIENCCKLLTLSPLKTYTAMTTPPCSWPQLETLTDFELDPVNGPTNAQARLRLFGCSEADVRVTLYRDHHAWCPYCQKVWLWLEEKQIPYRIEKVTMFCYGEKEDWYKRKVRSGMLPALELDGRLTTESDDILLVLERAFGPLGAGMEDPTVIPLRRLERLLFRVWCTWLCYPSGSPAQEQRSREQFQEVVTRVEAALASTPGPYFLEEFGTADVIFTPYVERMHASLFYYKGYALREENPQLAAWFAAMESRPTYRGTQSDFHTHAHDLPPQMGGCWENGEPQTRLNQARVDHGPWFGLPDVAYPEPETSRMEALHRVLKHRANLIRVNPADDRLFDEALRCALTYLITGEVCTPPPGSDVALRYLRDRISVPRDMSIYAAKRLREALEQTAALAGDRQGPPIPVQHRRDQDPANFASPAFKQEVGPKSSD